The following coding sequences lie in one Pontibacter sp. G13 genomic window:
- a CDS encoding metal-dependent hydrolase, whose amino-acid sequence MDIISHTLTGVAVGTVAATLSNGSWKQKGLIVLAGGLGGALPDLDAISYWSQFDSTIGSFLQLSHSGREIYGGRFWYSHHAALHSILAPLLLILLTTFVRALLRRELHPLGIVSYLKARRYIFSAFFFGFLFHLLEDMPTPASVWGGVNLFFPSSNYVGGLGKIWWWNNYDLVLIILSVIVANVLLNAIPKRFYVLKVRSALLVFALGVAMFLFQINTRTVDFSYTGHTPRFAQFENQSKEIQREILGERLYRWMAALDRMIPLNF is encoded by the coding sequence ATGGATATCATTTCCCATACCTTGACTGGGGTTGCTGTAGGGACCGTGGCTGCGACCCTTTCCAACGGTTCATGGAAACAAAAAGGGTTGATCGTACTTGCGGGTGGTCTAGGAGGAGCTTTGCCCGATTTGGACGCGATTTCGTATTGGTCTCAGTTTGATTCCACCATTGGTTCGTTTTTACAGCTAAGTCATTCCGGTAGAGAGATATATGGAGGGAGATTCTGGTATTCACACCACGCTGCTCTTCATTCGATCCTGGCGCCATTGCTGTTGATCCTCTTGACAACTTTCGTTCGTGCTTTGTTGAGGAGAGAGCTTCATCCGCTAGGTATAGTGTCATATCTGAAAGCTCGGAGATATATCTTTTCTGCGTTCTTTTTCGGATTTCTTTTCCATCTGCTGGAGGATATGCCTACACCTGCAAGCGTATGGGGAGGTGTCAATTTGTTTTTTCCAAGTTCGAACTACGTGGGAGGTTTGGGGAAAATATGGTGGTGGAACAATTACGACTTGGTATTGATCATTTTGAGCGTCATTGTAGCGAATGTGCTTCTCAACGCGATTCCCAAACGATTTTATGTACTCAAAGTCAGATCGGCCCTGTTGGTATTTGCTTTGGGAGTAGCGATGTTCCTGTTTCAAATCAATACCCGAACGGTGGACTTCTCATATACGGGACACACGCCTCGTTTTGCCCAATTTGAAAATCAATCCAAAGAGATCCAGCGCGAAATTTTAGGTGAGCGGCTATACCGATGGATGGCTGCCTTGGATCGGATGATCCCCTTGAATTTTTGA
- a CDS encoding glutamate cyclase domain-containing protein, which translates to MPLDFIQGLYAASLELTDGRPISIVAAERLAETVGRGDVVMVLTGAGVSPILPKGESDGPPGAAAVARALYRGLGAVPTYVLEKHHVEPVVASSESIGLMVKNFDEAKNHGLGACVEVAPPMQEGVPEWVEKTLEKYNPKAIFCTERIGPAKNGELHGATGIPLSRFNSTPGAVVDTSPLVVEAKKRGILTIGVGDLGNEIGFGAIYDTVAKIIPNGPELATTTATDIVYPVMMSNWGAYGIEAALAFVLEKPELLRTQAQEARLLRACLDAGGLEAAYCTTDFFVDGLDGETSMAVVHILGTIVRKYLEPIDTGLAH; encoded by the coding sequence ATGCCGCTTGATTTCATTCAAGGCCTTTATGCTGCCAGTCTAGAATTGACAGACGGACGGCCAATATCAATCGTCGCCGCCGAGCGACTAGCAGAGACCGTGGGCCGAGGGGATGTCGTGATGGTTTTGACTGGAGCAGGAGTAAGCCCAATCTTGCCGAAGGGAGAAAGTGACGGACCTCCTGGGGCTGCAGCCGTAGCACGTGCCCTATATCGAGGATTGGGGGCTGTACCGACCTATGTGCTAGAAAAGCATCATGTGGAACCTGTGGTGGCATCCAGCGAATCCATTGGGTTAATGGTGAAAAATTTTGACGAAGCTAAAAACCATGGCCTTGGAGCATGTGTGGAAGTGGCTCCTCCTATGCAGGAAGGAGTTCCTGAGTGGGTAGAAAAGACGCTGGAAAAATACAATCCCAAGGCAATCTTTTGTACAGAGCGAATCGGCCCAGCCAAAAATGGCGAGCTACACGGAGCTACTGGTATCCCACTTTCTCGTTTCAATTCCACGCCGGGCGCGGTGGTGGACACCTCTCCTTTGGTCGTGGAGGCAAAAAAGCGAGGAATTTTGACCATCGGAGTAGGGGATCTTGGTAACGAAATCGGATTTGGTGCTATATACGATACCGTCGCTAAAATTATCCCAAATGGCCCAGAGCTCGCTACTACCACGGCAACGGATATTGTCTATCCTGTGATGATGTCCAATTGGGGGGCTTACGGAATTGAAGCTGCGCTCGCCTTCGTGCTGGAAAAGCCAGAACTGCTGCGTACTCAAGCGCAAGAAGCTCGATTGCTTCGTGCGTGCCTCGATGCAGGAGGGCTTGAAGCAGCCTACTGTACAACTGATTTTTTTGTTGATGGATTAGATGGAGAGACCTCTATGGCAGTGGTGCATATTCTTGGTACGATCGTTCGTAAATATCTCGAGCCAATTGACACGGGCTTGGCACACTAG
- a CDS encoding GAP family protein, which translates to MISAFLEVLPIAIGIVVTTLPLAGVSMLLHNRPQKGAYGSFIAGWFLAAFGFGIVAVLASDSFSSEETSQPFWLILLRFALGIMLLVLAMRNLLSGKTSEEEDDEDPGWMRKFNSMGPGTAFGVGAALAVLNPKNAVLVASAAMTIDTETFGAFNKLMALTGFVLVASLGFLSPILLRLFGENRAQKMEASFKQFLARHGSMIGNLVLLILGFVVISNVWSDYTSG; encoded by the coding sequence ATGATCTCAGCTTTCCTGGAAGTTTTGCCGATTGCAATTGGGATAGTAGTAACCACTCTACCGCTGGCTGGTGTTTCGATGCTCTTGCATAACAGGCCTCAAAAAGGGGCGTATGGATCGTTTATTGCCGGTTGGTTTTTGGCGGCTTTTGGATTTGGGATCGTGGCTGTTTTGGCTTCTGACTCGTTTTCTTCCGAAGAAACATCTCAGCCATTTTGGCTCATTTTGCTCAGGTTTGCGCTGGGTATCATGTTGTTGGTGCTGGCCATGAGAAATCTCCTGAGTGGGAAGACCTCCGAAGAGGAAGATGATGAAGATCCGGGCTGGATGCGTAAATTCAACAGTATGGGCCCAGGAACCGCCTTTGGTGTAGGAGCAGCACTCGCGGTTCTAAACCCCAAAAACGCGGTACTGGTTGCATCTGCTGCAATGACTATTGATACGGAAACTTTCGGCGCATTTAACAAACTCATGGCGCTTACCGGCTTTGTTTTGGTCGCTAGTTTGGGGTTTCTGTCACCAATATTGCTAAGACTTTTTGGCGAGAATCGAGCGCAGAAAATGGAAGCTTCCTTCAAGCAATTTCTGGCCCGGCATGGGTCGATGATTGGTAACTTGGTCTTATTGATCCTTGGGTTTGTTGTAATCTCCAATGTATGGAGCGATTACACCTCTGGATAA
- a CDS encoding NADP-dependent isocitrate dehydrogenase has product MKQRNQQLTAPQRITDVKPKIAVAMGDGIGPEIMKATLRILDQAGAQFDPEFIELGEQVYLAGNSAGINDESWDAISNAGIIFKAPITTPQGKGFKSLNVTLRKSLGLYANVRPVQSLHPFVATKHPDMDVVIIRENEEDLYAGIEHRQTQDVVQCLKLITRPGCERIIHYAFEYARAYGRKKVTCMIKDNIMKLTDGLFHEVFKEVAEIYPEIEAESQIIDIGSARLANRPQDYDVIVTSNLYGDIISDIAAEIAGSVGMAGSANIGRNVAMFEAIHGSAPDIAGLGVANPSGLLNAATMMLAHIGQKETADKIRNAWLYTLEQGLHTADIYQEGVSKMKLSTDDFAEAVIQHLGQKPEKLSGSGFTSGVGSIQTIDYVRTIQHKELVGVDVFLDWDGPSPQELGDALNELGAFNLKLKMITNRGVKVYPKGKKETYCTDHWRCRFVSVDADIEAKVPDYRPIDFDQVISLLHKLHMEQFDVIKTENLYTFDGKRGFSLGQGE; this is encoded by the coding sequence ATGAAACAGAGAAATCAGCAGCTAACGGCTCCCCAACGCATCACCGATGTCAAACCCAAAATCGCGGTAGCCATGGGAGACGGCATCGGTCCCGAGATCATGAAAGCCACCCTCAGAATCTTGGATCAAGCTGGCGCTCAGTTTGATCCCGAGTTCATTGAATTGGGGGAGCAAGTGTATCTGGCTGGTAACTCCGCAGGAATCAACGACGAATCTTGGGATGCTATTTCCAACGCTGGCATCATATTCAAAGCCCCGATCACCACCCCTCAAGGCAAAGGCTTCAAGAGCCTCAACGTAACCCTTCGCAAATCACTAGGTCTGTACGCCAACGTTCGCCCAGTACAGTCCTTGCACCCATTCGTAGCCACCAAACACCCCGACATGGATGTGGTCATCATCCGGGAAAATGAGGAGGATCTCTACGCGGGAATCGAGCATCGACAGACCCAAGACGTGGTACAATGCCTCAAACTCATCACACGCCCGGGTTGCGAGCGGATCATCCACTACGCATTCGAGTATGCCAGGGCTTATGGTCGCAAAAAGGTCACCTGCATGATCAAGGACAACATCATGAAATTGACCGATGGCTTGTTTCATGAGGTATTCAAAGAAGTAGCGGAGATCTACCCAGAAATTGAGGCAGAGTCCCAGATCATCGACATCGGCTCAGCGCGATTGGCCAACCGCCCGCAGGACTACGATGTGATCGTCACCTCCAACTTGTATGGAGACATCATCTCGGACATTGCAGCCGAAATCGCAGGGTCCGTAGGGATGGCTGGCTCAGCCAATATTGGGAGAAATGTGGCCATGTTTGAGGCAATTCACGGTTCCGCGCCAGATATCGCAGGACTCGGAGTCGCCAACCCATCTGGCCTACTCAATGCTGCCACCATGATGTTGGCACATATCGGCCAGAAAGAAACCGCTGACAAAATCAGAAACGCATGGCTCTATACCCTTGAGCAAGGGCTGCATACCGCGGATATCTACCAGGAAGGCGTAAGCAAAATGAAGTTGTCTACGGATGATTTTGCCGAAGCTGTCATTCAGCATCTAGGTCAAAAGCCCGAGAAGCTCTCAGGGAGCGGGTTTACCTCCGGAGTGGGCTCCATACAAACCATCGATTATGTGAGGACGATCCAGCACAAAGAGCTGGTCGGAGTAGATGTCTTTTTGGATTGGGACGGACCGAGTCCCCAAGAGCTCGGAGATGCCTTGAATGAGCTGGGGGCATTTAACTTGAAGCTCAAGATGATCACCAACCGCGGGGTGAAAGTCTATCCAAAAGGGAAGAAAGAGACCTATTGCACGGATCACTGGAGATGCAGATTTGTGTCCGTGGATGCAGATATAGAAGCAAAAGTACCAGATTACCGCCCCATCGACTTTGATCAAGTTATCTCATTGCTCCACAAATTACACATGGAGCAATTCGATGTCATTAAGACAGAGAACCTCTACACCTTCGACGGCAAACGAGGCTTCTCACTTGGTCAGGGAGAATAA
- a CDS encoding Crp/Fnr family transcriptional regulator, whose amino-acid sequence MTHFDQYLRNLVALPSNERDLLLQISKLKTFAKEQIIVQANERFDQEVFIEKGVVKAFIVDEEGNNKSTGFFEEGSFMSMASLRNHQGKSLHNYQALGTVHLMTFEAPRLRTFFSRNKQLSKIGANIKEQEMKRMAERDKCLLQVTAIDKYAAFQKCYPTIERFISQKHIASYLGITPVSLSRVKAKLKS is encoded by the coding sequence ATGACCCATTTTGACCAGTATCTCCGCAATCTCGTAGCCCTTCCTTCCAATGAGCGAGACCTTCTTCTCCAAATTTCTAAACTCAAGACCTTTGCCAAGGAACAAATAATTGTTCAAGCCAATGAGCGGTTTGATCAAGAGGTATTTATCGAAAAAGGCGTGGTGAAAGCCTTCATTGTCGACGAGGAGGGAAATAACAAGAGTACTGGATTTTTCGAGGAGGGGAGTTTCATGAGTATGGCCAGCCTCAGAAATCACCAAGGAAAATCCCTCCATAATTATCAGGCACTCGGGACAGTACATCTCATGACTTTTGAAGCGCCAAGACTAAGGACATTCTTTTCCCGAAATAAACAGCTCTCCAAAATAGGGGCGAACATCAAAGAACAAGAGATGAAAAGAATGGCGGAAAGGGATAAATGCCTGCTACAGGTAACGGCCATCGATAAATATGCAGCATTTCAGAAATGTTATCCGACGATCGAACGGTTTATTTCCCAAAAACATATTGCCTCTTATCTGGGAATTACCCCCGTTTCCCTGAGTCGCGTTAAAGCTAAATTGAAATCATAA
- a CDS encoding DUF3303 family protein, with the protein MKKYMVVEKFKPNCFEKNNELWNRKGRMLPEGLYYLNSWVNKAENICFQLMETNQPELFDEWTEKWKEYTEFEVFPID; encoded by the coding sequence ATGAAAAAATACATGGTTGTCGAAAAGTTCAAGCCCAACTGTTTTGAAAAGAATAATGAGCTGTGGAATAGGAAGGGGAGAATGCTCCCAGAGGGGTTGTACTATCTGAATTCTTGGGTGAACAAAGCGGAGAATATCTGCTTTCAACTGATGGAAACCAATCAGCCTGAACTCTTTGACGAATGGACTGAAAAATGGAAGGAATACACGGAATTTGAGGTGTTCCCCATTGATTAG
- a CDS encoding AraC family transcriptional regulator produces MQGITIRNIPEPLPSGNFQIVDLAERLLDKKMEEGLHRHDFYFMLVLEEAGGKHHIDFEEYPLSPQSISLIRPGQVHELVLELGGKGYLLSFDATFYGPSDSLKQALFWKVFQQNFFQLDRHRFDLFQALVRRVFDEFTHQKVGYEEVIKATLSVLLIELMRVLPSENSLAHMDLSSDQAILDKFIQMIDSHACMNRTVSEYSQDLHITSYKLNTVTKSLVGKTSSQLIMDRMILEAKRLLLATTLQVNEIAYELCYEDPAYFVRLFKKQTGYTPQVFRQTFR; encoded by the coding sequence ATGCAAGGCATCACCATCCGAAACATCCCAGAACCGCTTCCTTCCGGTAACTTCCAGATCGTCGATTTGGCAGAGCGACTGCTCGACAAAAAGATGGAGGAAGGGCTCCACCGGCATGATTTCTACTTTATGCTGGTCTTGGAGGAGGCCGGTGGAAAGCATCATATTGATTTTGAGGAATATCCGCTTTCTCCTCAATCGATTTCTTTGATTCGCCCCGGGCAAGTTCACGAATTGGTGCTTGAACTAGGGGGGAAAGGGTATCTGCTCTCGTTTGATGCAACTTTCTATGGGCCTAGTGACAGTCTAAAGCAGGCTCTATTTTGGAAGGTCTTTCAGCAGAATTTCTTCCAGCTGGACAGACACAGATTTGATTTATTTCAAGCGCTAGTTCGGCGCGTATTCGATGAATTCACGCATCAAAAAGTAGGGTACGAGGAAGTGATCAAGGCGACCCTGTCTGTTTTGCTGATCGAATTAATGCGAGTCCTTCCATCTGAAAACTCGCTTGCTCACATGGACCTATCCTCCGATCAAGCAATCTTGGATAAATTTATACAAATGATTGATAGTCATGCATGTATGAATAGGACCGTGTCGGAATATTCACAAGATCTTCATATTACTTCCTACAAACTCAACACCGTTACGAAAAGCTTGGTCGGCAAAACGAGTTCTCAGCTCATCATGGATCGCATGATTCTGGAAGCCAAGAGATTGCTGTTAGCAACTACGCTTCAGGTGAATGAAATTGCCTATGAATTATGCTATGAGGACCCGGCCTATTTTGTCCGCCTTTTCAAGAAGCAGACTGGATACACCCCCCAAGTATTTCGCCAAACTTTCAGATAA